A window from Vulpes vulpes isolate BD-2025 chromosome 9, VulVul3, whole genome shotgun sequence encodes these proteins:
- the LOC112911845 gene encoding adenylate kinase isoenzyme 1 isoform X2: MGGPGCGKGTQCKNMATKYGFRHVGLGQLLRQEARRSTQRGRKIYDIMLQGLLVPTGIILDLISSTMLSHPESRGFLIDGFPRGLKQAKEFERLDARR, encoded by the exons ATGGGCGGCCCAGGTTGTGGCAAAGGGACACAATGCAAGAACATGGCGACCAAATACGGCTTCCGCCACGTGGGGCTGGGCCAGCTGCTGCGGCAGGAGGCCCGACGCAGCACCCAGCGGGGCCGGAAGATCTATGACATCATGCTGCAGGGGCTCCTGGTGCCCACG GGCATCATCCTAGACCTGATCAGCAGCACCATGCTGTCTCACCCAGAGAGCCGAGGCTTCCTCATTGACGGCTTCCCGCGGGGGCTGAAGCAGGCCAAGGAGTTTGAGCGCCTT GATGCCAGGCGCTGA
- the LOC112911845 gene encoding adenylate kinase isoenzyme 1 isoform X1, whose product MGGPGCGKGTQCKNMATKYGFRHVGLGQLLRQEARRSTQRGRKIYDIMLQGLLVPTGIILDLISSTMLSHPESRGFLIDGFPRGLKQAKEFERLIFREQALSLGFMRPTQSLLLGCQALTYT is encoded by the exons ATGGGCGGCCCAGGTTGTGGCAAAGGGACACAATGCAAGAACATGGCGACCAAATACGGCTTCCGCCACGTGGGGCTGGGCCAGCTGCTGCGGCAGGAGGCCCGACGCAGCACCCAGCGGGGCCGGAAGATCTATGACATCATGCTGCAGGGGCTCCTGGTGCCCACG GGCATCATCCTAGACCTGATCAGCAGCACCATGCTGTCTCACCCAGAGAGCCGAGGCTTCCTCATTGACGGCTTCCCGCGGGGGCTGAAGCAGGCCAAGGAGTTTGAGCGCCTT ATCTTTCGAGAACAGGCTCTGTCCTTAGGATTCATGAGACCGACTCAGTCCCTGCTCTTAGGATGCCAGGCGCTGACCTATACGTGA